A window from Bacteroidota bacterium encodes these proteins:
- a CDS encoding L,D-transpeptidase — protein sequence MKAAFVLTSVLLGSMLPGNHTRTSTYNHTGNLKFRSGAAGPIGSVSIIIDKSEYALSVYDNQGWYATYPVVFGTDNQGDKKVEGDKKTPEGSFKIISKRVHDKWSRFLAIDYPNDESRQKFNQRKESGEIPANARIGGSIGIHGTWPHEDFVVDNYKNWTMGCISMKRSDVEEIYSFVKSGTKVIIQK from the coding sequence ATGAAAGCAGCCTTCGTACTCACATCCGTATTGCTCGGCAGTATGTTGCCTGGCAATCATACACGGACCAGCACATATAATCATACGGGTAATCTGAAATTTCGTTCTGGTGCGGCCGGACCGATCGGTTCCGTCTCTATCATCATCGATAAATCAGAATATGCATTGAGTGTGTATGACAATCAAGGCTGGTACGCTACTTACCCGGTGGTATTCGGCACCGATAATCAAGGTGATAAAAAAGTGGAAGGTGATAAGAAAACACCGGAAGGCAGTTTTAAAATTATTTCCAAACGTGTGCATGATAAATGGAGTCGTTTCCTCGCAATTGATTATCCAAATGATGAAAGCAGGCAAAAGTTTAACCAGCGAAAGGAAAGCGGTGAAATACCGGCGAATGCACGGATCGGTGGCAGCATCGGCATTCATGGTACATGGCCTCATGAAGATTTTGTAGTAGACAATTATAAAAACTGGACAATGGGCTGCATCAGTATGAAGCGAAGTGATGTGGAAGAGATCTACAGTTTTGTAAAATCCGGTACTAAAGTTATTATTCAAAAATAA
- a CDS encoding lysophospholipase, with protein sequence MKTGGAKKKWVSYLKLVFWILLIQFVLLNVSTFLHAGKLTKFYDPAALKDKTPPKNIFSKTWRLFSGPRYAKPVITSKPIYNYETVILKTTDGLNIEAWYIQTDSVVKGTVVLFHGLLNCKSDLINEANEFRYMGYNVMLVDFRAHGNSDGYTTTIGYRESEEVKLAYDWLQKKGEQHVILFGTSMGAVAIIKAMAENEMNISGVVLEMPFGSLHQHMKARAKTLGFPKQPFGAFVTLWTGVRRGFNGFKLNTYQNAEKVNCPVLFQWGNNDHLVPKAEAENIYQHIGSKQKKFVVYEGGVHSSLLQQNITQWRIEVEGFLKSLK encoded by the coding sequence ATGAAAACAGGCGGTGCTAAAAAGAAATGGGTCTCTTATCTAAAGCTGGTATTTTGGATCTTACTTATCCAGTTTGTGCTGTTGAACGTCAGCACCTTTTTGCATGCAGGTAAATTGACAAAATTCTATGACCCCGCTGCGTTAAAAGACAAAACACCACCCAAAAACATTTTCAGTAAAACATGGCGTTTGTTCAGTGGCCCCCGGTATGCAAAACCTGTAATCACTTCAAAGCCTATTTATAATTACGAAACCGTAATACTGAAAACGACAGACGGTCTAAACATCGAAGCCTGGTATATACAAACCGACTCAGTAGTCAAAGGAACTGTTGTGTTATTTCATGGATTACTTAATTGTAAAAGCGATCTTATTAATGAAGCAAATGAATTCCGGTATATGGGTTATAATGTAATGCTTGTTGATTTCCGGGCACATGGCAATAGCGATGGATATACAACAACTATTGGCTACCGGGAATCGGAAGAAGTGAAGCTGGCTTATGACTGGCTGCAAAAAAAAGGGGAGCAACATGTCATTCTTTTCGGAACATCGATGGGCGCAGTAGCGATCATTAAAGCAATGGCTGAAAACGAAATGAATATTTCCGGCGTCGTATTGGAAATGCCCTTTGGCTCTTTGCACCAGCATATGAAAGCAAGGGCAAAAACACTGGGCTTTCCCAAACAGCCCTTTGGTGCATTTGTAACATTATGGACAGGCGTACGGAGGGGATTCAATGGTTTTAAATTGAACACTTACCAGAATGCTGAAAAAGTAAACTGCCCGGTTCTGTTTCAATGGGGAAATAACGACCACCTGGTGCCTAAGGCAGAAGCAGAAAATATTTACCAGCATATTGGTTCGAAGCAGAAAAAATTTGTTGTGTATGAAGGAGGTGTACATTCATCTTTACTGCAGCAAAACATAACACAATGGAGAATTGAAGTAGAAGGTTTCCTGAAGTCTTTAAAATAG
- the acs gene encoding acetate--CoA ligase has translation MNGAYPYQIQSFEEYEMAYRVSVNQPEEFWASVAKNFKWRKTWDKVLEWNFKEPNVKWFQGAKLNITENCIDRHLETMGEKPAFIWEPNHPDDRVRVVTYNRLHKRVCQVAQMLKNNGVKKGDRVCIYMGMVPELVYAILGCARIGAIHSVIFGGFSAQSIADRLYDAQAEFIITCDGAYRGGKAIPLKTVIDDALIGNRTIKKVIVYTRTRTPVSMIKGRDLWWEDEMDIAEEQVEKNGIVSFPAEEMDAEDPLFILYTSGSTGKPKGVVHSSAGYMLWTTYTFVNIFQYKPGQIHFCTADIGWITGHSYIIYGPLSAGATSVMFEGIPTYPDAGRFWDIVDKHKVNILYTAPTAIRSLMGFGLEPLKGKDLSSLKVLGTVGEPINEEAWHWYDENIGKKKCPIVDTWWQTETGGCLISNLAGITPAKPSWATLPMPGVQPVLVDENGKEVIEKDEHGLLSGNLCIKAPWPGIIRTTYGDHERCRQNYFATYENLYFTGDGALKDDNGFYRITGRVDDVLNVSGHRIGTAEIENALNMHAGVVESAVVGYPHDIKGQGVYAYIIYNGHHGDEELRRQDILQTVTRVIGPIAKPDKIQFVSGLPKTRSGKIMRRILRKIAEGEIANLGDTSALLDPSVVEEIKNGKL, from the coding sequence ATGAATGGTGCTTATCCATACCAGATCCAGTCATTCGAAGAATATGAAATGGCTTATCGTGTAAGTGTGAACCAGCCGGAAGAATTCTGGGCTTCAGTTGCCAAAAATTTTAAATGGAGAAAAACATGGGACAAAGTTCTTGAATGGAATTTCAAGGAACCAAATGTAAAATGGTTCCAGGGAGCCAAACTAAACATCACTGAGAATTGCATTGACCGACATTTGGAAACGATGGGAGAAAAGCCGGCATTTATTTGGGAACCCAATCATCCCGATGACAGGGTTAGAGTTGTTACTTATAATCGTCTTCATAAAAGAGTTTGCCAGGTAGCACAGATGTTGAAAAATAACGGCGTGAAAAAAGGTGACCGTGTTTGTATCTATATGGGCATGGTGCCTGAGTTGGTATATGCAATTCTTGGCTGTGCAAGGATCGGTGCTATACATAGTGTCATCTTTGGCGGTTTTAGTGCACAAAGCATTGCAGACAGATTGTATGATGCGCAAGCTGAATTCATCATTACATGCGATGGTGCTTATCGCGGCGGAAAAGCTATTCCATTGAAAACCGTAATTGATGATGCACTGATCGGCAACCGGACAATAAAAAAAGTTATTGTTTATACAAGAACAAGAACTCCGGTAAGTATGATAAAAGGAAGAGACTTATGGTGGGAAGATGAAATGGATATTGCAGAGGAACAAGTAGAAAAGAATGGTATAGTTTCTTTTCCTGCAGAAGAAATGGATGCAGAAGATCCGCTATTCATTTTATATACAAGTGGTAGTACGGGTAAACCAAAAGGCGTTGTGCATAGCAGTGCCGGTTATATGCTTTGGACAACTTACACATTTGTAAATATTTTTCAATACAAACCCGGACAAATTCATTTTTGCACAGCTGATATCGGGTGGATCACAGGTCATAGTTATATTATTTATGGGCCTCTAAGTGCCGGCGCTACTTCAGTTATGTTTGAAGGTATTCCGACTTATCCCGATGCAGGAAGATTCTGGGATATTGTAGATAAGCATAAAGTAAATATTCTTTATACTGCGCCAACTGCAATTCGCAGTTTGATGGGTTTTGGTTTAGAGCCGCTGAAAGGAAAAGATCTTTCATCGTTAAAAGTACTGGGTACTGTTGGCGAACCTATCAACGAGGAAGCATGGCATTGGTATGATGAAAATATAGGTAAGAAGAAATGCCCGATCGTTGATACCTGGTGGCAAACTGAAACCGGGGGTTGTTTAATTTCAAATCTTGCAGGTATTACACCAGCAAAACCAAGTTGGGCTACATTGCCTATGCCAGGTGTGCAACCTGTGCTGGTAGATGAAAATGGTAAGGAAGTAATAGAGAAGGATGAACACGGATTACTAAGCGGAAATTTATGCATCAAAGCTCCATGGCCTGGTATTATTCGTACTACTTATGGAGATCATGAACGTTGCCGCCAGAATTATTTTGCCACATATGAAAATTTATACTTTACTGGTGATGGCGCATTGAAAGATGACAATGGCTTTTACAGAATAACCGGAAGGGTAGATGATGTATTAAATGTAAGTGGTCATCGTATTGGCACAGCAGAAATTGAGAATGCACTTAATATGCATGCCGGCGTAGTGGAAAGTGCTGTTGTAGGTTACCCGCATGACATCAAAGGCCAGGGAGTTTATGCTTATATAATTTATAATGGCCATCATGGTGATGAAGAATTGCGAAGACAAGATATTCTGCAAACGGTAACAAGAGTGATTGGTCCAATCGCCAAACCGGATAAAATTCAGTTTGTATCAGGATTACCTAAAACGAGAAGCGGAAAGATCATGCGCCGCATCTTAAGAAAAATTGCTGAGGGAGAAATAGCTAACCTGGGCGACACGTCTGCTTTGTTAGATCCCAGTGTGGTTGAGGAGATAAAAAACGGCAAACTATAA
- a CDS encoding MHS family MFS transporter, whose product MIEWYDFYIFGMLAKTISVQFFPEGNSTAALLSTLAIFAAGFIVRPFGALVFGRLGDLIGRKYTFLLTLVLMGGSTFLIGLVPGYKSIGIAAPLLVLLLRLIQGLALGGEYGGAATYVAEHAPAGKRGFYTSWIQTTATIGLFVALGIIMLVKLNMSDSAFNAEWGGWRYPFWISILLVIVSIYIRLKMKESPMFSKLKSEGKVSVNPLKESFSHKGNFKMVLLALFGAVMGQGVIWYTGQFYAQNFLETKCNIEFEQSRTIMLWAILFATPLFVFWGWLSDKIGRKWIMMAGMLLALLTYRPIFNTFLEDSKINDDMIMSYGIIEEGKEIHNAEFIKSKNDSIITSSQSLTLPDGWRFTKSKSDTLHLNTGFKTSAIKFINVKVGSIVYWKFIGLVFILILYVTMVYGPIAAFLVEMFPTKIRYTSMSLPYHIGNGVFGGLVPFIGLLLTTTFTKDPLIGLWYPIGVAALCFIIGTIYLTNKIDNDVTD is encoded by the coding sequence ATGATCGAGTGGTACGACTTTTATATTTTCGGGATGCTTGCTAAAACTATATCTGTCCAATTTTTTCCTGAAGGAAATTCTACTGCAGCCTTACTCAGCACACTGGCAATTTTCGCTGCTGGCTTTATCGTCCGTCCGTTTGGGGCGTTGGTCTTTGGCCGCCTTGGCGATCTGATCGGAAGAAAATATACTTTCCTTCTTACGCTGGTGCTGATGGGTGGCTCTACATTTTTAATTGGTTTAGTTCCCGGGTATAAATCTATAGGCATTGCTGCTCCATTATTGGTTTTGTTGTTGAGATTGATACAAGGACTTGCACTTGGTGGCGAATATGGTGGCGCCGCTACTTATGTTGCAGAACATGCCCCTGCAGGAAAAAGAGGCTTCTACACTTCATGGATACAAACCACAGCAACGATCGGTTTGTTTGTTGCACTCGGAATAATCATGCTGGTAAAATTAAACATGAGTGACAGTGCATTTAATGCAGAATGGGGCGGCTGGCGTTATCCGTTCTGGATCTCTATCCTGCTGGTGATCGTTTCAATTTATATCCGGCTGAAGATGAAAGAAAGCCCGATGTTTTCCAAATTGAAAAGCGAAGGAAAGGTTTCAGTGAATCCATTGAAAGAAAGTTTTTCTCATAAAGGAAATTTTAAAATGGTATTGCTGGCATTATTTGGTGCTGTGATGGGACAAGGCGTTATCTGGTACACCGGCCAGTTTTATGCGCAGAATTTTTTAGAAACAAAATGCAATATTGAATTTGAACAAAGCAGAACAATTATGCTTTGGGCTATTTTATTTGCTACTCCATTATTTGTTTTTTGGGGTTGGTTGAGTGATAAGATTGGTAGAAAATGGATAATGATGGCGGGAATGTTACTGGCTTTATTGACTTACAGACCAATATTCAATACTTTTTTGGAAGACAGCAAAATTAATGATGACATGATTATGTCTTATGGTATAATTGAAGAGGGAAAAGAAATACATAATGCAGAATTTATAAAAAGTAAAAATGATTCTATAATTACTTCTTCTCAAAGTTTAACATTACCAGATGGATGGAGATTTACAAAGTCGAAGTCAGATACTCTTCATTTGAACACCGGATTTAAAACATCAGCTATAAAATTTATAAATGTTAAGGTTGGCAGTATAGTTTACTGGAAATTCATTGGCCTTGTTTTTATTCTCATTCTGTATGTCACCATGGTCTACGGCCCTATCGCCGCATTTTTAGTTGAAATGTTCCCGACTAAAATAAGATATACAAGTATGAGCCTGCCTTATCATATCGGTAATGGTGTGTTTGGGGGGTTAGTTCCGTTTATTGGTTTATTGCTTACAACTACTTTTACAAAAGATCCATTAATTGGTTTATGGTACCCGATCGGTGTAGCTGCTTTATGTTTTATTATCGGAACAATCTACCTGACGAATAAAATTGATAATGACGTAACTGACTAA
- the sulP gene encoding sulfate permease produces MFKPKLFDTLKNYNRHQFPKDLMAGLIVGIVALPLAIAFAIASGVSPEKGLYTAVIAGFIISAMGGSRVQIGGPTGAFIVIVYGIVQVHGVNGLIIATFMAGIMLIIMGFARLGSVIKFIPHPLIIGFTSGIALIIFSSQVKDFLGLQMGAVPADFYDKWFDYFKHFHTANLYAFIIAAATVAIVFLWPKITHKIPGSLIAILLTTAAMQLLNLPVETIGSKFGSIPSSLPSPVIPHLDFATVKNLIQPAFTIALLCGIESLLSAVVADGMIGGNHKSNMELIGQGTANIFSALFGGIPATGAIARTVTNVKNGGRTPIAGMVHAITLLLIMLFFGKWAALIPMATLAGILVVVAYNMSEWESFISVLKGPRSDVAVLLTTFFLTVFVDLTVAIEIGMVLAVFLFMRKMIKFSDVSILTKDIDDSEEGKDKEGLSAYSIPLGVEVFEITGPLFFGAAHKFKDAMKFIERPPKVLIIRMRRVPIIDATGIKTIEEVYKETKHRGTKLILSEVHSNQVIEELKKSRLLFAIGKANVTASFSEALERSKIVIQDLH; encoded by the coding sequence ATGTTTAAACCTAAGTTGTTTGATACTTTAAAAAATTACAACCGTCATCAATTTCCGAAAGACCTGATGGCCGGATTGATCGTTGGTATTGTTGCATTACCACTGGCTATTGCTTTTGCCATTGCTTCAGGCGTTTCGCCGGAAAAAGGATTATACACAGCCGTTATTGCCGGCTTTATCATTTCTGCAATGGGTGGCAGCCGTGTGCAGATCGGCGGACCCACCGGTGCTTTCATCGTTATCGTTTATGGAATTGTACAAGTACATGGTGTAAACGGATTAATTATTGCCACTTTCATGGCAGGCATTATGCTTATCATAATGGGGTTTGCACGGTTAGGTTCTGTAATAAAATTTATTCCTCATCCTTTAATTATTGGTTTTACCAGCGGTATAGCTCTTATAATTTTTTCTTCGCAGGTAAAAGATTTTTTGGGATTGCAGATGGGAGCCGTACCTGCTGATTTCTACGATAAGTGGTTCGACTATTTCAAACATTTCCATACAGCAAATCTTTATGCCTTTATTATTGCTGCAGCAACAGTTGCCATTGTTTTTTTATGGCCAAAGATCACGCATAAAATTCCTGGTTCATTAATTGCCATTTTACTTACTACTGCAGCAATGCAGTTGCTCAACCTGCCGGTTGAAACAATCGGAAGTAAATTTGGCAGTATCCCTTCATCGCTTCCATCACCTGTTATTCCACATCTTGATTTTGCGACAGTTAAAAATTTAATACAGCCTGCTTTTACCATTGCCTTGTTATGTGGTATTGAATCTTTGCTTTCTGCAGTAGTGGCTGATGGTATGATCGGGGGGAATCATAAATCAAATATGGAACTGATCGGCCAGGGCACTGCAAATATTTTTTCTGCCTTATTTGGCGGCATACCTGCTACAGGCGCCATTGCCCGTACTGTTACCAATGTAAAGAATGGAGGAAGGACACCCATTGCGGGAATGGTGCATGCAATTACATTATTACTCATCATGTTGTTTTTTGGTAAATGGGCTGCTTTAATTCCAATGGCAACACTGGCAGGTATTTTAGTAGTAGTAGCGTATAATATGAGTGAATGGGAAAGTTTTATATCTGTATTGAAAGGTCCGAGAAGTGACGTAGCAGTTTTACTCACAACTTTTTTTCTTACCGTTTTTGTTGATCTTACTGTGGCTATTGAAATAGGTATGGTGTTGGCGGTATTCCTGTTCATGAGAAAGATGATAAAATTCAGTGATGTAAGTATTCTCACAAAAGATATAGATGATTCAGAGGAAGGAAAAGATAAAGAAGGATTAAGTGCTTATTCCATTCCCTTAGGTGTAGAAGTATTTGAAATAACCGGTCCTTTGTTTTTTGGCGCTGCACATAAGTTTAAGGATGCTATGAAGTTTATAGAGAGGCCTCCGAAAGTACTTATCATTCGCATGAGGCGGGTACCCATTATCGATGCAACCGGTATTAAAACAATAGAAGAAGTATATAAAGAGACAAAACACCGGGGCACCAAATTAATATTATCAGAAGTACACAGCAACCAGGTAATAGAAGAGTTGAAAAAATCCCGGTTATTATTTGCAATTGGTAAAGCAAATGTTACAGCCAGTTTTTCAGAAGCACTGGAAAGAAGCAAAATCGTAATACAAGACTTGCATTAA
- a CDS encoding SulP family inorganic anion transporter: MKLNRQYFKTDLLSGMVVFLVALPLCLGIAVASGADPFAGIITGIIGGIIVGYLSSSNVSVSGPAAGLIVIIYTAITSLGFENFLLAVLLAGVFQLVLGLLKAGTISSYFPSGVIEGMLTAIGIIIIKKELPHAIGYDKEHEGDFFSYELMDAADKGFFGEIIHSFNFAHTGAIIVTIVSIIILVVFNKIAFLKKIKALPGALVVVIVGILINELFKMSSPSLAIVGEHLVQLPVASSASEFFGQFNFPNFSAFANPAVWVTAATIAAVASVETLLCLEAGDKMDPMKRYSSANTELKAQGIGNILAGLMGGIPMTSVIVRTSANVNAGAKTKLSAIAHGLFLLVAVILIPGLLNKMPMACLAAILIMIGLKLASPKVFKHMWNAGKYQFIPFIVTVIAVVATDLLKGVGIGLIVSILFILKGNMKMAYFFKKEEHHEGETIHIDLAQEVSFLNKAAVKQTLAHLPNNSKVIIDAAGTVYIDYDVLVLIRDFVNFGSRDKNISVRLLNFKPAYKMQDAVHVHSEKD; encoded by the coding sequence ATGAAATTGAATAGGCAATATTTTAAAACAGATCTTTTATCAGGCATGGTAGTGTTTTTAGTAGCATTGCCGCTTTGTTTGGGAATAGCAGTTGCCAGCGGTGCAGATCCTTTTGCTGGAATTATAACTGGAATCATTGGTGGTATAATTGTAGGTTATTTAAGCAGTTCCAATGTGAGTGTGTCTGGTCCTGCAGCAGGGTTGATTGTAATTATTTATACGGCAATAACAAGCCTAGGATTTGAGAACTTCCTGCTGGCTGTTTTGTTGGCTGGGGTATTTCAACTGGTTTTAGGACTTTTAAAAGCAGGAACTATTTCCAGTTATTTTCCTTCCGGAGTTATTGAAGGTATGCTGACAGCAATCGGTATAATTATTATTAAAAAAGAATTGCCCCATGCAATTGGTTATGATAAAGAACATGAAGGTGATTTTTTTTCCTATGAACTGATGGATGCTGCTGATAAGGGCTTCTTTGGTGAGATCATTCACTCGTTCAACTTTGCACATACTGGTGCAATCATAGTAACCATTGTTTCTATTATTATACTGGTGGTATTTAATAAAATTGCTTTTTTGAAAAAAATAAAAGCACTGCCCGGAGCATTGGTAGTAGTTATAGTCGGTATCCTCATTAATGAATTATTTAAAATGTCAAGCCCATCATTAGCAATCGTCGGTGAACATTTAGTGCAGCTGCCAGTGGCGTCTTCAGCCAGTGAATTTTTTGGTCAGTTCAATTTTCCTAATTTCTCAGCATTTGCAAACCCTGCTGTATGGGTAACTGCTGCAACGATTGCAGCAGTTGCAAGTGTAGAAACATTACTGTGTTTAGAAGCTGGTGATAAGATGGATCCGATGAAAAGATATTCCAGTGCCAACACAGAGTTGAAAGCACAAGGGATTGGAAATATTTTAGCTGGATTGATGGGTGGTATTCCTATGACATCAGTAATTGTAAGAACATCTGCCAACGTAAATGCAGGAGCAAAAACAAAACTATCAGCAATAGCCCATGGTTTGTTCCTGCTCGTGGCAGTTATTCTCATTCCAGGCTTGCTTAACAAAATGCCGATGGCTTGTTTAGCGGCTATTTTAATAATGATTGGATTGAAGTTGGCCAGTCCCAAAGTATTTAAACATATGTGGAATGCGGGTAAATACCAGTTCATTCCTTTTATCGTAACAGTAATTGCAGTTGTTGCAACGGATTTGCTGAAAGGAGTTGGTATCGGGTTGATAGTAAGCATCCTTTTTATTCTAAAAGGAAACATGAAGATGGCGTACTTCTTTAAAAAAGAAGAACACCATGAAGGCGAAACAATTCATATAGACCTTGCGCAGGAAGTTTCTTTTCTTAATAAAGCAGCAGTAAAACAAACATTGGCACATTTACCTAATAACAGCAAAGTGATAATTGATGCAGCCGGCACGGTATATATAGATTATGATGTACTGGTGCTGATAAGGGATTTTGTAAACTTCGGTTCAAGGGATAAGAATATTTCTGTCCGGCTACTGAATTTTAAACCGGCTTACAAAATGCAGGATGCTGTTCACGTACATTCTGAAAAAGACTAA
- a CDS encoding carbonic anhydrase: MRKHSKEYLQNITPYQGYELLVEGNKRFINNLQSDHAHLEMINETREGQYPFAVILSCMDSRTSTELIFDQGLGDIFSIRVAGNIVNNDILASIEYATKYIGSKVLMVLGHTECGAIKSAKAGVTDGHITALLNRIQPSIAKAMLKEEEYHLFSDNAAYANVENSLEEILIRSEIVKNMFKRGEIGIVGGVYNIDTGQVDFFKNLTKRKSEPKQLANT, encoded by the coding sequence ATGAGAAAGCATTCAAAAGAATACTTACAAAATATTACACCCTACCAGGGCTATGAGCTGCTGGTAGAAGGTAATAAGCGGTTTATTAATAATCTTCAATCCGATCATGCTCATCTTGAAATGATCAATGAAACACGGGAAGGACAGTATCCTTTTGCTGTTATATTAAGCTGCATGGATTCCCGCACTTCAACAGAACTCATTTTTGACCAGGGGCTGGGTGATATTTTCAGCATACGCGTAGCAGGCAATATTGTAAACAACGACATACTTGCCAGTATTGAATATGCAACAAAATATATCGGTTCAAAAGTTTTGATGGTACTCGGCCACACCGAATGCGGCGCCATCAAAAGTGCAAAAGCCGGTGTGACAGACGGACATATTACTGCTTTACTTAACCGTATTCAACCTTCTATTGCAAAAGCGATGCTCAAGGAAGAAGAGTATCATCTCTTCAGCGATAATGCAGCTTATGCAAATGTAGAAAACAGCCTCGAAGAGATATTAATACGTAGTGAGATCGTGAAGAACATGTTTAAGAGGGGAGAAATTGGAATTGTTGGTGGTGTTTACAATATCGACACAGGCCAGGTTGATTTCTTTAAAAATTTAACCAAAAGGAAAAGCGAACCGAAACAATTAGCAAATACATAA